A single window of Paenibacillus sp. SYP-B4298 DNA harbors:
- a CDS encoding S8 family peptidase — MDSTAFIHWLQAATVEENHTARQKIIHFHDPAVYEQCTRILSESAKSNPQLYQIKPMPLIQALSCRMADHTPELDSSMIWVEEDEEVTVHSSVKKTPQPAGGIPWGVQQVKAPAAWSKTTGHRIRIGVIDTGVDFSHPDLRQSLTRGINLLNRSTLPHDDNGHGTHIAGTIAAANQPKGMIGVAPRSTISPVKAFDHNGSAYVSDIILGIDWCVRNRIHIINMSFGMKSRSKALLNAVANAYHSGVIIVASSGNDSKRKAIDYPARYSQTISVGATNRLRRIAPFSNRGSHIDIYAPGDRIVSAWLRGKYHEMSGTSMATSHVSGAVALLLARYPELGPSEIKLILKQAMQPLRGSKAPKVTGELDIMKMLRAADHSARP, encoded by the coding sequence TTGGATTCAACCGCATTTATCCACTGGCTGCAGGCCGCCACAGTCGAAGAGAACCATACCGCCAGGCAGAAAATCATCCATTTCCATGATCCCGCTGTGTATGAGCAATGCACCCGCATATTGTCCGAGTCCGCCAAGTCGAATCCTCAACTGTACCAAATTAAGCCCATGCCGCTTATTCAGGCCTTATCCTGCCGTATGGCCGATCACACGCCTGAGCTCGATTCGAGCATGATCTGGGTCGAGGAGGACGAAGAGGTTACCGTCCACTCCAGCGTCAAAAAGACGCCTCAGCCCGCAGGCGGCATTCCATGGGGTGTCCAGCAGGTGAAGGCGCCCGCAGCATGGAGCAAGACGACCGGACATAGAATACGCATCGGAGTCATCGATACCGGAGTCGACTTCAGCCATCCCGATCTGCGGCAATCGCTCACACGGGGCATCAATCTCCTCAACCGCTCGACGCTGCCGCATGACGATAACGGGCATGGCACACATATCGCCGGAACGATCGCCGCGGCCAATCAGCCTAAGGGTATGATTGGCGTAGCCCCGCGGTCGACGATCTCTCCGGTCAAGGCATTCGATCATAATGGCAGCGCCTACGTGTCCGATATTATCTTGGGCATCGACTGGTGTGTCCGCAATCGCATCCATATCATTAATATGAGCTTCGGGATGAAGTCGCGGAGCAAGGCACTTCTTAACGCTGTTGCCAATGCCTATCATTCAGGCGTTATTATTGTTGCGTCGTCAGGCAATGACAGCAAGCGCAAAGCCATCGACTACCCGGCTCGCTATTCACAGACCATCTCTGTCGGGGCAACCAATCGCCTGCGGCGCATTGCTCCGTTCAGCAATAGGGGCAGTCATATCGACATCTATGCGCCAGGAGACCGGATTGTATCTGCCTGGCTACGCGGCAAATATCATGAGATGAGCGGCACCTCGATGGCGACGTCACATGTAAGCGGTGCTGTCGCTCTGCTGCTGGCTCGCTATCCAGAGCTGGGGCCTTCGGAGATCAAGTTAATTCTGAAGCAGGCGATGCAGCCCCTGCGTGGCAGCAAAGCCCCTAAGGTAACCGGCGAGCTGGACATTATGAAGATGCTGCGGGCTGCGGATCACTCCGCACGTCCATAG
- the rpoE gene encoding DNA-directed RNA polymerase subunit delta — MSSELTLKISSERIQEMPMVDLAFEVLKAANTPYYYRDLMLEIAKIRGLSQDEINQVIAQVYTEINIDGRFACVGSNMWGLKRWYPVERSEDPVGNAKRPRIINDDDDDEEDIFVDEEEETYVADDEDYDLYNEDSEDIFDESEEEAEVEGEGMIDDEEIEEESEEEEEFGEESDEESSEEEDR, encoded by the coding sequence ATGAGCAGTGAGTTAACCTTGAAAATTAGCTCCGAACGGATTCAGGAAATGCCGATGGTCGATCTGGCGTTTGAAGTGTTGAAGGCAGCCAATACGCCTTACTATTACAGGGATCTGATGCTTGAAATCGCTAAAATTAGAGGTCTGTCCCAGGATGAGATCAATCAGGTGATTGCACAGGTGTATACGGAGATCAATATTGATGGCCGCTTTGCCTGTGTTGGCAGCAATATGTGGGGCTTGAAGCGCTGGTACCCGGTAGAGCGCTCCGAAGATCCGGTCGGCAACGCGAAGCGTCCACGCATCATTAACGATGACGATGATGATGAGGAAGATATTTTCGTGGACGAGGAAGAGGAAACCTACGTGGCGGACGACGAGGATTACGATCTGTATAATGAGGATAGTGAGGACATCTTCGACGAATCGGAGGAGGAAGCTGAGGTCGAGGGCGAAGGCATGATCGACGACGAGGAGATTGAGGAAGAATCCGAGGAAGAAGAAGAGTTCGGCGAGGAATCCGACGAAGAGTCTAGCGAGGAAGAAGACCGCTAG
- a CDS encoding CTP synthase: MTKYIFVTGGVVSSLGKGITAASLGRLLKNRGLKVTIQKFDPYINVDPGTMSPYQHGEVFVTDDGAETDLDLGHYERFIDINLSKNSNVTTGKIYSTVISKERRGEYLGGTVQVIPHITNEIKERVFRAGKEAGSDVVITEIGGTVGDIESLPFLEAIRQIKSDIGRDNVMYIHVTLIPYIKAAGEVKTKPTQHSVKELRSIGIQPNVIVCRTEYPIAEDLKRKIALFCDIDANAVVECVDASNLYEVPLNLREQGLDDIVVNHLKLEAGQPDMTEWESLVQRVKSLEKTTEIAIVGKYVALHDAYLSIVESLGHAGIDANSDVKLRWVNAEELTDDNVAEALSGVHGILVPGGFGDRGIEGKIVAIRHARENQVPFFGICLGMQVAVIEYARHVAGLRGANSSEIDSSTSYPVIDLLPEQKDIEDLGGTMRLGLYPCKISEDTLAWRAYGDELVYERHRHRYEFNNEYKEQIEKAGLKFSGTSPDGRLAEIVELPGHPWFLAVQFHPEFTSRPNRPQPLFRDFVRAALSYAGQ, translated from the coding sequence GTGACAAAGTACATTTTCGTAACAGGCGGTGTCGTCTCCTCGTTGGGCAAGGGAATTACGGCTGCTTCGCTCGGCCGGCTCCTGAAGAACCGCGGACTGAAAGTAACGATTCAAAAATTCGATCCTTACATTAACGTTGACCCCGGAACAATGAGTCCTTACCAGCACGGCGAGGTGTTCGTCACGGATGATGGGGCGGAGACTGATCTTGATCTGGGACACTATGAGCGGTTCATTGATATTAATCTCTCCAAGAATAGCAATGTAACAACCGGTAAAATCTACTCCACCGTCATCAGCAAGGAGCGCCGTGGCGAATACCTCGGCGGTACGGTGCAGGTTATCCCGCATATTACCAATGAAATCAAGGAACGGGTCTTCCGTGCGGGCAAGGAAGCAGGCTCTGACGTCGTTATTACAGAGATTGGCGGCACTGTAGGAGATATTGAGAGCTTGCCGTTTCTGGAAGCTATCCGTCAGATTAAGAGCGATATTGGGCGCGACAACGTCATGTATATCCACGTTACGCTGATTCCTTACATTAAGGCTGCCGGCGAGGTGAAGACGAAGCCGACCCAGCATAGTGTTAAGGAGCTGCGTAGCATCGGCATTCAGCCGAATGTAATCGTATGCCGCACCGAGTATCCGATTGCCGAGGACTTGAAGCGTAAGATCGCCCTGTTCTGCGACATCGACGCCAATGCGGTAGTGGAGTGTGTCGACGCATCCAATCTATATGAAGTACCGCTCAACTTGCGCGAGCAAGGGCTGGACGACATTGTTGTCAATCACCTGAAGCTTGAGGCCGGGCAGCCAGACATGACCGAGTGGGAATCGCTCGTACAGCGCGTGAAGTCGCTTGAGAAGACGACGGAGATCGCTATTGTCGGCAAGTACGTCGCGCTGCATGATGCCTATCTTAGTATTGTGGAATCACTCGGACATGCCGGCATTGATGCCAATTCGGATGTCAAGCTGCGCTGGGTGAATGCCGAGGAGCTTACCGACGACAATGTGGCCGAGGCGCTCTCTGGCGTTCATGGCATCCTCGTTCCGGGCGGCTTCGGCGATCGGGGCATCGAGGGCAAGATTGTTGCGATTCGTCATGCACGCGAGAATCAGGTACCCTTCTTCGGCATTTGTCTGGGGATGCAGGTGGCGGTCATCGAGTACGCCCGCCATGTTGCTGGACTCAGAGGGGCGAACAGCTCGGAGATTGATTCCTCGACCTCATATCCGGTCATTGACCTGCTGCCAGAGCAAAAGGACATTGAGGATCTGGGCGGCACGATGCGCCTGGGCTTGTACCCGTGCAAGATCAGCGAAGACACGTTGGCGTGGCGCGCTTATGGCGATGAGCTGGTCTATGAGCGTCACCGCCATCGCTACGAATTCAACAACGAGTACAAGGAGCAGATTGAGAAGGCTGGCCTGAAGTTCTCTGGAACATCCCCTGACGGTCGCTTGGCGGAGATTGTGGAGCTGCCAGGGCATCCATGGTTCCTGGCTGTCCAGTTCCATCCAGAGTTCACTTCTCGCCCGAATCGTCCACAGCCGCTGTTCCGCGATTTTGTGCGTGCTGCGCTGAGCTACGCTGGTCAATAA
- a CDS encoding response regulator, with amino-acid sequence MEKKKVLIVDDQNGIRVLLVEVFSSEGYQTFQASNGKLALEIVRTESPDLVLLDMKIPGMDGLEILKHIKAINRDIKVIMMTAYGELDMIKEATDLGAVMHFTKPFDIDEMRVAVNMQLRDGESNNCYAMGS; translated from the coding sequence TTGGAAAAGAAGAAAGTGTTGATTGTGGACGATCAAAACGGCATTCGTGTGCTACTCGTGGAAGTTTTCAGCAGCGAGGGTTACCAGACCTTTCAGGCTTCCAACGGCAAGCTTGCATTGGAGATCGTAAGAACGGAGTCTCCGGATTTGGTGCTGCTGGATATGAAGATCCCGGGCATGGACGGCCTGGAAATTCTGAAGCATATCAAAGCCATCAACCGCGACATCAAGGTAATTATGATGACAGCATACGGCGAGCTGGATATGATTAAAGAAGCGACAGACCTGGGAGCGGTCATGCATTTTACCAAGCCGTTCGATATTGACGAGATGAGAGTGGCTGTCAATATGCAGTTGAGGGACGGAGAGTCGAACAACTGTTATGCGATGGGGTCCTAG
- the fba gene encoding class II fructose-1,6-bisphosphate aldolase: protein MPLVSMNEFLPKAKANKFAVGQFNMNNLEFAQAIVDAAIEEKAPFIYGVSEGALKYMGIEFTVAIAEAAAKKSGLPIALHLDHGSSFEVAMKCIRAGFSSIMFDGSHYSLEDNIRLTKEVVKAARAMGVSVEGELGTIGGVEDDISVDDEHASLAKPEEAIRFYEETGVDCLAIAVGTAHGMYKGEPKIHYDIIQKVVDAIPVPVVLHGGSGVPDDAIRQAIQAGVGKINVNTENQVACTNAIREVLAANATVYDPRKYLTPARNAMQAVVQEKIRLFGSSNQA, encoded by the coding sequence ATGCCATTGGTATCGATGAACGAATTTTTGCCAAAAGCAAAAGCCAACAAATTTGCAGTAGGTCAGTTCAACATGAATAACCTGGAGTTTGCTCAGGCTATCGTTGACGCTGCAATTGAAGAGAAAGCTCCATTTATTTACGGTGTTAGCGAAGGCGCACTGAAATATATGGGCATCGAGTTTACAGTTGCCATTGCGGAAGCGGCTGCGAAGAAATCCGGACTTCCAATTGCACTGCATCTCGACCACGGCAGCAGCTTTGAAGTAGCGATGAAATGTATCCGTGCGGGCTTCTCCTCGATTATGTTTGACGGCTCCCACTATTCTCTGGAGGATAACATCCGCCTGACCAAAGAAGTGGTTAAAGCTGCACGCGCGATGGGCGTATCCGTTGAGGGCGAGCTGGGAACAATTGGCGGCGTTGAGGATGACATCAGCGTGGATGATGAGCATGCAAGCCTGGCGAAGCCGGAAGAAGCGATTCGCTTCTATGAAGAGACTGGCGTAGACTGTCTGGCAATCGCTGTAGGTACTGCTCACGGTATGTACAAGGGAGAGCCGAAAATCCATTATGATATTATCCAAAAAGTAGTCGACGCGATTCCAGTTCCTGTCGTACTGCATGGCGGATCCGGCGTGCCTGACGATGCAATTCGCCAAGCAATCCAAGCTGGCGTTGGCAAAATCAACGTAAATACTGAAAACCAAGTGGCTTGCACGAACGCTATTCGTGAAGTTCTGGCTGCCAATGCGACTGTATATGACCCACGTAAATATCTGACTCCTGCACGCAATGCAATGCAGGCTGTTGTTCAAGAGAAAATTCGTCTGTTCGGCAGCAGCAACCAAGCTTAA
- a CDS encoding UDP-N-acetylglucosamine 1-carboxyvinyltransferase, whose product MEKLMIRGGRPLRGTVQISGAKNSAVALIPAALLAETEVTLDNLPRLSDVAVYSEILQELGGKVVWDGATMKIDPSALTSKPMPNGKVKLLRASYYLMGALLGRFGEATIGLPGGCNFEPRPIDQHIKGFEALGATVTNDHGSIRISAKELRGAKIYLDVVSVGATINIMLAASRAKGSTIIENAAKEPEIIDVATLLSAMGAKIKGAGTETIRIEGVDSLHGCRHSIIPDRIQAGTYMIAAAATRGDVLIDNVIPKHMEAVTAKLQEMGVQVYELDEAIRIVGQPAYHAIDVKALVYPGFATDLQSPMTSLLTQAAGVSILSDYVYSNRFKHVPELMRMGANIRIEGRSAIIEGGPLNGAKVRAADLRAGAALTVAGLTVTDGVTEITGVEYIDRGYDFLVDNLRNLGADVWRESE is encoded by the coding sequence ATGGAAAAATTAATGATTCGAGGCGGTCGTCCGCTGCGCGGCACAGTTCAGATCAGTGGCGCGAAGAACAGTGCAGTTGCTCTGATCCCGGCAGCATTGCTGGCGGAGACAGAGGTTACTCTTGATAATTTGCCGCGCTTGAGCGATGTAGCCGTGTATAGCGAGATTCTTCAAGAGCTGGGCGGCAAGGTCGTCTGGGATGGCGCTACGATGAAGATTGATCCTTCTGCTCTGACATCCAAGCCGATGCCCAATGGCAAAGTTAAGCTGCTGCGTGCTTCCTATTACTTGATGGGCGCGCTGCTTGGGCGGTTTGGCGAGGCGACGATCGGATTGCCTGGGGGCTGTAATTTTGAGCCACGGCCGATCGACCAGCATATCAAAGGCTTTGAAGCGCTCGGAGCTACGGTAACGAACGATCATGGCTCCATCCGAATCTCCGCGAAGGAGCTGCGGGGTGCGAAGATCTACCTGGATGTTGTTAGCGTCGGTGCTACCATTAATATTATGCTTGCGGCTTCCAGAGCTAAGGGCTCCACAATTATCGAAAATGCGGCAAAAGAGCCTGAAATTATAGATGTAGCCACCTTGCTTAGCGCGATGGGAGCCAAAATCAAGGGGGCTGGGACCGAAACGATCCGCATCGAAGGTGTCGATAGCCTGCACGGTTGCCGGCATTCGATTATTCCTGACCGGATTCAGGCCGGTACCTATATGATCGCAGCGGCTGCGACCCGAGGCGATGTACTGATTGATAATGTTATACCCAAGCATATGGAAGCTGTTACGGCCAAGCTGCAGGAGATGGGTGTCCAGGTCTATGAGCTGGATGAGGCCATCCGCATCGTCGGTCAGCCTGCCTATCATGCCATAGATGTAAAAGCACTTGTGTACCCCGGATTTGCTACAGACCTCCAATCCCCTATGACCAGCTTGCTTACGCAAGCCGCCGGCGTCAGTATTTTATCAGACTATGTGTACAGCAACCGATTCAAGCATGTCCCTGAGCTGATGCGTATGGGAGCCAATATACGTATTGAGGGGCGATCAGCGATTATTGAGGGTGGACCGCTCAATGGGGCGAAGGTTCGCGCTGCCGATCTGCGTGCGGGCGCTGCACTGACCGTTGCGGGGTTGACGGTGACCGATGGGGTAACAGAGATAACCGGAGTGGAATATATCGATCGCGGCTACGATTTCCTGGTCGATAATCTGCGTAATCTGGGTGCGGATGTTTGGCGCGAGAGCGAATAG
- the rho gene encoding transcription termination factor Rho — MTELQIADLEELKLTELYKLAKQYQIPYYGQLKKKELIFAILRAQAEKSGLMFMQGVLEILPEGFGFLRPINYLPSPEDIYISASQIRKFDLRTGDLVSGKCRAPKENERYFGLLQVNAVNGENPTQAAERLHFPALTPLFPEKKLVMETAPNKLSTRIMDLLAPVGLGQRGLIVAPPKAGKTLLLKEIANSISTNQPDIELFVLLIDERPEEVTDMQRSVKGEVVASTFDELPEHHIKVAELVLERALRLVEHKKDVVILLDSITRLARAYNLVIPPSGRTLSGGIDPAAFHRPKRFFGSARNVEEGGSLTILATALVETGSRMDDVIYEEFKGTGNMELHLDRKLAERRIFPALDIRRSGTRREEMLLTKEELEKVWAIRKSMNDSLEFVDGFLKKLADSKTNAEFLMALDTSSVAEKSTPSRPSAGSSSSTGRRPTRSTPVS, encoded by the coding sequence ATGACGGAACTGCAGATCGCAGATCTGGAAGAATTAAAGCTGACGGAGCTATATAAGCTCGCCAAGCAGTATCAAATTCCTTATTATGGGCAATTGAAGAAGAAAGAACTGATCTTTGCTATTCTCCGTGCCCAGGCTGAAAAGAGCGGCTTGATGTTCATGCAGGGCGTGCTCGAAATTTTGCCGGAGGGCTTCGGCTTCCTGAGGCCGATCAATTATCTTCCAAGCCCCGAGGACATCTATATCTCGGCTTCCCAGATTCGCAAGTTCGACCTGCGAACGGGAGACCTGGTATCCGGCAAGTGCCGGGCGCCTAAGGAGAATGAACGGTATTTCGGATTGCTGCAAGTCAATGCGGTCAATGGAGAGAACCCGACGCAGGCTGCTGAGCGGCTTCATTTCCCTGCCCTAACCCCGCTATTTCCTGAGAAGAAACTGGTTATGGAAACTGCCCCCAACAAACTGTCTACACGTATCATGGATCTGTTGGCTCCTGTTGGCCTGGGACAGCGCGGACTGATTGTTGCTCCGCCAAAGGCAGGCAAAACCTTGCTGTTGAAGGAGATTGCCAACAGTATCTCCACCAACCAACCGGATATTGAGCTGTTCGTTCTGCTGATTGATGAGCGGCCAGAGGAAGTGACCGACATGCAGCGCTCGGTGAAGGGCGAAGTGGTGGCGTCCACGTTTGATGAGCTTCCTGAGCATCATATCAAGGTAGCCGAGCTGGTGCTGGAGCGCGCGTTGCGTCTTGTAGAGCACAAGAAGGATGTTGTGATATTGCTGGACAGCATCACACGGTTGGCGCGGGCGTATAACCTCGTCATTCCACCATCGGGTCGCACGCTAAGCGGTGGTATTGATCCGGCAGCCTTCCATCGTCCGAAACGTTTCTTTGGCTCGGCGCGCAACGTGGAAGAGGGAGGCAGCTTGACCATTCTGGCAACCGCTCTGGTAGAGACTGGCTCCCGTATGGATGATGTCATCTATGAGGAATTCAAGGGAACCGGCAACATGGAGCTGCATCTGGATCGCAAGCTCGCGGAGAGAAGAATCTTCCCAGCACTGGATATTCGTCGTTCCGGGACACGGCGCGAGGAGATGCTGCTGACGAAGGAAGAGCTGGAAAAAGTATGGGCGATCCGCAAGTCGATGAATGATTCGCTCGAATTTGTAGACGGATTCCTCAAGAAGCTGGCGGACAGCAAGACCAATGCGGAGTTTCTGATGGCGCTCGACACGTCGAGCGTTGCAGAGAAGAGTACGCCTTCCCGTCCGTCTGCTGGAAGCAGCAGCTCGACTGGTCGCAGGCCGACTCGCTCCACTCCGGTATCTTAG
- a CDS encoding radical SAM protein, translating to MNLVYADEQGNVFDHPDYLALGRSAEMVIELMEDELIPLPDGATLVGLPYTRPVGLNMHTGKMELLPGKLQAVGALLPQGFTRLALPGYVKSDKTQKLPLFGYSAVVWKEGRFYVAAEQSDDPEPWNPLHCDRTELGVQVERILGKYPENRLFQHLSNCALGYECLTASNTFLNRLEGAVPVSYSCNAGCFGCISEQPDDSGFPAPQTRMNFRPTVEEIVDIMLEHLQVPEAIISFGQGCEGEPSTQVKLIVEAMQRVRSQTSNGYININTNAGLTDHIRAIVDAGLDLMRVSTISALDEHYNAYYKPRAYTLANVEKSLKYATSKGVYTSINYLIFPGVTDREEEIEAMIGFAKRTGLRLIQMRNLNIDPESYLELIPKAQGEIYGMKQALEIFRSELPDVVIGSYTHKPPVKA from the coding sequence ATGAATCTGGTATACGCAGATGAGCAAGGCAATGTCTTTGACCATCCAGACTATCTGGCTCTTGGCCGGAGTGCGGAGATGGTCATCGAGCTGATGGAGGATGAGCTGATTCCGCTCCCTGATGGGGCGACTCTGGTGGGATTGCCATATACAAGACCTGTGGGGCTGAACATGCACACCGGCAAGATGGAGCTTCTTCCTGGCAAGCTGCAGGCTGTTGGCGCGCTGCTTCCGCAAGGATTTACGAGGCTGGCGCTGCCAGGCTACGTCAAGTCCGACAAGACGCAGAAGCTGCCGCTATTTGGCTACTCCGCTGTTGTCTGGAAGGAAGGGCGGTTCTATGTAGCTGCGGAGCAATCCGATGATCCCGAGCCATGGAATCCGCTGCATTGCGACCGCACGGAGCTGGGTGTGCAGGTGGAGAGGATCTTGGGGAAATACCCGGAGAATCGGCTGTTCCAGCATCTGTCCAATTGTGCGCTCGGCTACGAATGCCTGACGGCCTCCAATACGTTTTTGAACCGATTGGAGGGGGCGGTGCCTGTATCGTATTCCTGCAATGCGGGCTGCTTTGGCTGTATCTCGGAGCAGCCGGATGACAGCGGCTTTCCTGCTCCGCAGACACGGATGAACTTCAGACCAACGGTAGAAGAAATTGTTGATATTATGCTAGAGCATCTTCAGGTGCCAGAGGCGATCATCAGCTTCGGCCAGGGCTGCGAAGGTGAGCCGTCTACGCAGGTGAAGCTCATCGTCGAGGCGATGCAGCGCGTGCGCAGCCAGACCTCGAACGGATACATTAACATTAATACCAATGCCGGACTGACAGATCATATCCGGGCCATCGTCGATGCCGGGTTGGATCTGATGCGTGTCAGCACGATCAGCGCACTGGACGAGCATTACAACGCCTACTATAAGCCGCGGGCCTATACGCTGGCTAATGTGGAGAAATCGCTGAAATATGCGACCTCCAAGGGCGTCTATACCTCCATCAATTATCTGATCTTCCCTGGCGTGACGGATCGCGAGGAGGAGATTGAAGCGATGATCGGGTTTGCCAAGCGAACAGGGCTGCGTCTCATTCAGATGCGTAATCTGAACATCGATCCCGAGAGCTATCTGGAGCTCATTCCGAAGGCACAAGGAGAAATCTATGGGATGAAGCAGGCGCTTGAGATTTTCAGATCCGAACTTCCAGATGTCGTAATTGGCTCTTACACCCATAAGCCGCCGGTAAAGGCGTAG
- the rpmE gene encoding 50S ribosomal protein L31 translates to MKQGIHPTYHVTNVTCACGNSFETGSIKANLRVEICSVCHPFFTGKQKFVDAGGRVDRFKKKYGI, encoded by the coding sequence ATGAAACAAGGTATTCATCCGACGTATCATGTTACAAATGTAACATGCGCATGCGGCAACAGCTTCGAGACTGGTTCGATCAAAGCGAACCTGCGCGTAGAGATTTGCTCTGTTTGCCACCCGTTCTTCACAGGAAAGCAGAAGTTTGTGGATGCTGGTGGACGCGTCGATCGTTTCAAGAAGAAATACGGCATTTAA
- a CDS encoding ATP-binding protein, translating into MIDESFEQAIPIRPEALAKLWDSLLFPAAVMFNADFVITELNRQFLEQTGLASDQVVGHLFADVFNWASPTPHLPAGLSGNRVWLTVAGREVMEFQCFLFRLDLGEGGVANLALLSGGAVRTRNLLQQFALTFLKDENLGVILMQPDFRVSDISPLACRVLGVSQEEVIGYSMDEVFRGAPGEHQMLKQMVIEEIAVHNHPLRRMRGDERWELLMDANLLRDEREKLLGAYVIFKDVSNLRSLEEQVQRSDRLSMIGQIAAGTAHEIRNPLTAIKGFLQMFKKTLREKQLDKEYGYTEIMLTEIDRINNLVSEFLLLSKHKDIVYDLVDLGAVLREIMPIVRSEALLHGVVLQFDAESPLPRVVADREMLKQVFLNICKNGIEAMKRGGTLAIGNRIERENGSGRWVHVDIHDTGSGLSPSVVDKMFDPFVTTKEGGTGLGLSVCQRIIHDMGGHIRAVPREKGTTFTVSIPCPMEERVAKGDRARQYADAD; encoded by the coding sequence ATGATTGACGAATCATTTGAACAAGCGATTCCGATAAGGCCGGAAGCGCTGGCCAAGCTATGGGATTCGCTGCTGTTTCCAGCAGCCGTTATGTTCAATGCTGACTTTGTCATCACCGAGCTGAACCGCCAATTTTTGGAGCAGACAGGACTGGCTTCAGATCAGGTTGTCGGACACCTGTTTGCGGATGTTTTTAATTGGGCGAGCCCTACCCCTCATCTGCCGGCGGGCCTGTCTGGGAATCGGGTATGGCTTACGGTGGCAGGACGAGAGGTTATGGAGTTTCAATGCTTTCTGTTTCGTCTCGATCTGGGAGAGGGCGGCGTAGCTAACCTGGCTCTACTCTCCGGGGGAGCTGTGAGGACGCGCAATTTATTACAGCAATTTGCACTGACCTTTCTCAAGGATGAGAACCTGGGTGTTATTCTGATGCAGCCGGATTTTCGGGTCAGCGACATCAGTCCATTGGCTTGCCGAGTGCTGGGCGTGTCACAGGAGGAGGTCATAGGCTACTCGATGGATGAGGTGTTCAGGGGAGCTCCCGGCGAGCACCAGATGCTTAAGCAAATGGTGATTGAGGAGATAGCGGTACATAACCATCCGCTGCGGCGGATGAGGGGAGATGAGCGGTGGGAGCTGCTGATGGACGCCAACCTGCTGCGGGATGAGCGGGAGAAGCTGTTGGGGGCTTATGTTATCTTTAAGGATGTATCGAATCTACGCTCGCTTGAGGAGCAGGTGCAGCGCAGCGATCGGTTATCGATGATTGGGCAGATTGCTGCGGGGACAGCGCATGAAATCCGTAATCCGCTGACAGCTATCAAGGGCTTTTTGCAAATGTTCAAAAAAACGCTGCGTGAGAAGCAACTCGATAAAGAATACGGCTACACAGAAATTATGCTGACCGAAATTGATCGAATCAATAATCTGGTCAGTGAGTTTCTGCTGCTCAGCAAACATAAGGATATCGTCTATGATCTTGTAGATCTAGGCGCTGTCTTGCGCGAGATCATGCCGATTGTTCGCAGCGAGGCGTTGCTGCATGGAGTTGTCCTGCAATTCGATGCGGAGTCTCCGTTGCCCAGAGTAGTGGCCGACCGGGAGATGCTGAAGCAGGTATTTTTGAACATATGCAAAAATGGAATCGAAGCGATGAAGCGTGGTGGAACGCTGGCGATCGGCAACCGGATTGAACGTGAAAACGGAAGTGGCAGATGGGTTCATGTCGATATTCATGATACTGGCTCCGGCTTGTCACCGTCTGTGGTGGACAAGATGTTCGATCCGTTCGTCACGACGAAGGAGGGCGGCACCGGACTCGGGCTTTCTGTATGTCAGCGGATTATTCATGATATGGGCGGGCATATCCGGGCAGTCCCAAGGGAGAAGGGAACCACATTCACCGTCAGCATTCCATGTCCGATGGAGGAACGAGTCGCAAAGGGGGATCGGGCAAGGCAGTATGCTGATGCTGACTAA